CATCTATTTTGGCGATACAGCTCGGCTTCCTTATGGAAATAAGAGCGCCGATACGATCCGCAACTATGCGCGTGAAAATAGCAGCTTTTTGCTGAAGAGTCAGATTAAGCTTCTCGTGATTGCCTGCCATACCGCCTGCTCTTATGCTTTGGAAGAGCTCTCAAGCACACTTTCAATTCCTGTGATCGGCGTTATCCCTCCCTCGATTGACGAGCTCGCACGACTTAAACAGAACAAGAGAATCGCCATCTTGGGCACACGAGGCACAATCGCCTCGGGCGTATATCAGGAGAAGATCGCAGGGCTCCTCCCTGAGACAGAGATTTTTGCGATCCCATGCCCTCTCTTTGTCCCGCTCGTAGAAGAGGGGTATACAGAGCATCTCCTAACCAAACTAGCTGTTCAGGAGTATCTTAACCCACTTAAAGAGAAAAACTTAGATGCAGCTCTTCTAGGCTGTACACACTATCCTCTCCTCCAACAGACTATTAAAGGAGAGCTGGGAGACCAGGTAGTCTTAATCGACCCCGGGGTTAGTTGCGCAAAGGAAACGCGTAAGATCTTAA
This Chlamydiales bacterium DNA region includes the following protein-coding sequences:
- a CDS encoding glutamate racemase; its protein translation is MTNSPSSIGIFDSGFGGLTVLRALIDELPFENFIYFGDTARLPYGNKSADTIRNYARENSSFLLKSQIKLLVIACHTACSYALEELSSTLSIPVIGVIPPSIDELARLKQNKRIAILGTRGTIASGVYQEKIAGLLPETEIFAIPCPLFVPLVEEGYTEHLLTKLAVQEYLNPLKEKNLDAALLGCTHYPLLQQTIKGELGDQVVLIDPGVSCAKETRKILIEKDLVNKQTTFGEVQFFVSDDPEKFQKLGKNFLNQKIKNVFLINS